CTTCTTATTTCTCTCATTTTCTCTGTTTTTCTTTGAATTTGAAAAAGTCGTCGATCCCCCGGGGTTTTGACGCTATTAGAGGTTGACGACATTTTTACCCTTCCATCTCTTCTACTAAAAACGACAGCTCTTCCCATCGTTCAAGTGCTTTTTCTAATTCTTCTTCAACGGATTGTTGTTCTTGATAGAGAGTTTGAATGCGGTCGAAGTCGCTTCCAGCCTCAGCGATTTCTTGTTCGAGTTGCTTCAGTTTATTTTCCAATTCAGCAATTCGGTCCTCAATGGTTTCCCATTCTTTTTGTTCTTTATAGGACAATTTTTTGTGACGTTCTTTCTTTTGAGGTGGCTTTTTTTCAGGTTTTTCTTTGACCATTTCTTGCTGCTTTTTCATTTCTAAAAACTCTGAATAGCTTACTTGGAAATGAGAAATGACTCCATTTCCTTCAAAAACTAGTAAATGATCGACAACCCGATCTAAAAAATAGCGATCGTGGAAAACGGTGACGACAACACCAGGGAACTGTTCGAGATAGTCTTCTAATACACCTAATGTTTCCGTATCTAATTCGTTTGTTGGCTCATCTAAAAATAACACATTTGGTTCTTCCATCAATACTCTCAGTAAATATAAACGTCTTCTTTCTCCACAGGATAAACGATGAATGTACGTCCATTGATGATAACGCGGGAATAAAAAGCGCTCTAACATTTGTTCTGCTGTAATAATTTGCCCATCAACCGTTCGTACAACCTCTGCAACTTCTTTAATATATTCAATTACTCTTAAATTCTCGTTCATTTCTTCATGACCTTGTGTGTAATAGCCAATTCTTACTGTTTCACCAATATCTATTGTTCCACTATCTGGTTGAAGTCGTCCAGCTAATATATTAAGTAACGTCGATTTTCCGCTGCCGTTTGGCCCAATAATTCCTAATCGCTCTCCTGGCGTGAGTAAATAGCTAAAGTACTTCACAAGATGTTTTCCGTCAAATGATTTTGAAATGTTTTCGACTTCGATTACTTTTTTTCCAAGACGTTTAGAGCCGATGGCAAAATCGAGTTCCCCTTGTTGAACAGGTCCTTTTTGCTCATGCAGTTTTTCAATCCGTTCAATTCGTGCTTTTTGTTTCGTTGTTCTTGCTTTAGCCCCGCGGCGAAGCCATGCTAGCTCCCTCTGCAAAATATTTTGCCGCTTCATTTCATTTTGAACCTTTAAAGCTTCTCGTTCTGCTTTTTTCTCAAGAAACATTTCATAGGTTCCTTCATACGTATAAAGTTTCCCTTGATCTAGTTCAAAAATTTTATTGGTGACACGATTCAAGAAA
The sequence above is a segment of the Bacillus alveayuensis genome. Coding sequences within it:
- a CDS encoding ATP-binding cassette subfamily F protein uup (product_source=KO:K15738; cath_funfam=3.40.50.300; cog=COG0488,COG5570; ko=KO:K15738; pfam=PF00005,PF12848,PF16326; smart=SM00382; superfamily=52540,58038); translated protein: MPTAYLCIPCHKQIHALFTNYSMKVQQLSGGQKKRVTIARALIQPADLLILDEPTNHLDNETIEWSEGYLAQYKGSILMVTHDRYFLNRVTNKIFELDQGKLYTYEGTYEMFLEKKAEREALKVQNEMKRQNILQRELAWLRRGAKARTTKQKARIERIEKLHEQKGPVQQGELDFAIGSKRLGKKVIEVENISKSFDGKHLVKYFSYLLTPGERLGIIGPNGSGKSTLLNILAGRLQPDSGTIDIGETVRIGYYTQGHEEMNENLRVIEYIKEVAEVVRTVDGQIITAEQMLERFLFPRYHQWTYIHRLSCGERRRLYLLRVLMEEPNVLFLDEPTNELDTETLGVLEDYLEQFPGVVVTVFHDRYFLDRVVDHLLVFEGNGVISHFQVSYSEFLEMKKQQEMVKEKPEKKPPQKKERHKKLSYKEQKEWETIEDRIAELENKLKQLEQEIAEAGSDFDRIQTLYQEQQSVEEELEKALERWEELSFLVEEMEG